The nucleotide window CCTGCGTCGGCACCATGATTTCCCAGGCGGAATCGCCCGCCTGAATTTTCGCCAGCACTTCGCGCGAGAAGATGGGCAGAAAGGCGTCGTTGTAATCCTGGATGTTCTGAATGAAATGATTGTCCAGCAGGTAGGAATACAAATGCCGGAGGTTCGGCGCCACGCGCAGGTTGCCCGCGGTGATGATGGACCCGGTCGTCCCCTCCTGGGAGGGATACACGTAGAGGCGCAAATCGTTTTTGAACAGGCGACCGAACGATTCGAGAATCCCGCCTTCGAGGTCGGTGTAGTATTTTTCCTCGAAGACCTCCCGCAAACTGGGAACCCCCATCGCGATGCCGATCATTTTTTTTGTGTAACGGGAAAGATAGGATGCCAGCCGGAAGTAACGGGCGTAATTGGAGATGAGCACCGTCCGGCCAAGCGAGCCGAGCAGATCAACCCGGTCCAGGAAATCCTTGTGATCGATCACACCACCGTCGCCGGTAAGGTTGCGCAGCGTCATTTCCATGAGCACGACGATCTCCTCGCCCTGCGCCTGCGGTTCCTGCACAAACTGCGCCTGGGCGCAATTCAGCATGTCAACGGTGACCTTGGTGACCGGACGGAAGCTGCCACGCTCGACGAGGATGGGCCTCTTATAGAGCACTTCAGCGGCCTGCACCACCTCGCCGTCGGCCGTGAACATCGCCGAATCCGTGAGGCCCTGCGTGACGAGTTGCAGGGCCATCAACCGGTTGTCCACGTCCTTGAAAGCCGGCCCGGCGAGCTTGATCATGTCCACCTCGATCCGGTCGCGAGAGAGATTGTCCACCAGGCTGGCGATGACCGTCTCGGGGTCATCGTGATAGCAACAGGCCGCGTAGATCAGGTTGACGCCGATGATGCCGAGCGCCTCCTGTTCCTGAACGTTCTCCTTATCGAGCATTCGCACGTGAATGATGATGTCCGAGGCGCCGGACTTCGGCGCCGTTTGAAACCGCACGCCCATCCACCCGTGCGCTTCGTCCTGCCGCGAATAGCTCCGGGCCGCGACGGTGTTGGCGAAGGCGAAGAATTTCGTTTTGTCGCCGCGCTTGACGTCGAGCCGTTCCAGCAGCAACGCGTATTCATGCTCGAGCATGGACTGCAGTCGCTGGCGGCTCACGTAGTGTTCGCAGGGGCCGTAAATTGCGTCGCTGACGGTCATGTCGTACGCGGAAATCGTCTTGGCAATCGTGCCCGACGCGCCACCGACGCGGAAAAACCAGCGGGCGACCTCCTGTCCCGCGCCGATCTCGGCGAACGTGCCGTATTTGTGGGGGTCCAGATTGATCTGGAGGGCCTTTTGGTCGGTACTAAACGTTTCCCGTTTCATGCGGAGAGAATGTTTTTCACAAATGGCGCAACGATTCGAGCAAAATGCTGGCGGTGAACCGCGGCAGGAAGGGCTCTCCGCCGGTGAACGGAAACACGGCACGGTTCACCGTGCATTGCCCGACGATCTGCTTGCGCCTTGACTCGCCTTCGCTCGCTTCTATGATGCCCGCTCATTTTACGAAATCAAACACCGAACCATGAGCACCATCGTTGATATTCAAGCCCGCGAAATCCTCGACTCGCGCGGCAACCCGACCGTGGAAGTGGACGTGATTCTCGAGGACGGCGCGGCCGGTCGGGCGGCGGTCCCGTCCGGCGCCAGCACGGGTGAACACGAAGCGCTGGAACTGCGGGACGGCGACAAGCAGCGTTACCTGGGGAAGGGCGTTACCAGGGCCGTCAGGAACGTCACCGGAAAAATTCTACCTGCACTGCGCGGCGTGGATGCGCTGGATCAATTGACCGTTGACCGCATCATGCTCGATCTCGACGGCACGGAAACGAAATCGAAACTGGGGGCCAACGCCGTCCTCGCGGTTTCGCTCGCGAATGCGAAGGCCGCCGCCGCCGAGGCCGGTCAGCCGTTGTTCAAGTATCTCGGCGGGCCGAACGCCAAGGTCCTTCCCGTCCCGATGGCGAACGTCATCAACGGCGGAGCCCACTCGGACGCTCCCATCGATTTTCAGGAATTCATGATCACGCCGCACGGCCTGCCGACGTTCAGCGAGGGTTTGCGCGCGATCACCGAGACGTTTCATGCGCTCAAAGCCGTGCTGAAAAAGCGCGGCCTGAGCACCGCGGTCGGCGATGAGGGCGGCTTCGCGCCCAAACTGAAAAGCGTGGAGGACGCCCTGGATACCATCGTTCAAGCGATCAAAGATGCAGGCTACAAGCCCGGCCAGGACATCTTCCTCACACTCGATCCCGCTGCCTCCGAGTTTTATGCCGGCAACGCGAAATACACCTTCAAGAAAAGCACCGGCGAAACCGTGACCGGCGATGATCTCGTCGCGTTTTACACGAAGCTGGCGGCGAAGTATCCGATCGTCAGCATCGAAGACGGCTGCGGCGAAAGCGACTGGGCAACGTGGAAAAAACTCACCGACAAACTCGGCGGCAAAGTCCAGCTGGTGGGCGACGATTTGTTTGTGACCAACGTGA belongs to Candidatus Angelobacter sp. and includes:
- a CDS encoding TonB-dependent receptor, translated to MKRETFSTDQKALQINLDPHKYGTFAEIGAGQEVARWFFRVGGASGTIAKTISAYDMTVSDAIYGPCEHYVSRQRLQSMLEHEYALLLERLDVKRGDKTKFFAFANTVAARSYSRQDEAHGWMGVRFQTAPKSGASDIIIHVRMLDKENVQEQEALGIIGVNLIYAACCYHDDPETVIASLVDNLSRDRIEVDMIKLAGPAFKDVDNRLMALQLVTQGLTDSAMFTADGEVVQAAEVLYKRPILVERGSFRPVTKVTVDMLNCAQAQFVQEPQAQGEEIVVLMEMTLRNLTGDGGVIDHKDFLDRVDLLGSLGRTVLISNYARYFRLASYLSRYTKKMIGIAMGVPSLREVFEEKYYTDLEGGILESFGRLFKNDLRLYVYPSQEGTTGSIITAGNLRVAPNLRHLYSYLLDNHFIQNIQDYNDAFLPIFSREVLAKIQAGDSAWEIMVPTQVAHIIKERKLFGYRA
- the eno gene encoding phosphopyruvate hydratase, translated to MSTIVDIQAREILDSRGNPTVEVDVILEDGAAGRAAVPSGASTGEHEALELRDGDKQRYLGKGVTRAVRNVTGKILPALRGVDALDQLTVDRIMLDLDGTETKSKLGANAVLAVSLANAKAAAAEAGQPLFKYLGGPNAKVLPVPMANVINGGAHSDAPIDFQEFMITPHGLPTFSEGLRAITETFHALKAVLKKRGLSTAVGDEGGFAPKLKSVEDALDTIVQAIKDAGYKPGQDIFLTLDPAASEFYAGNAKYTFKKSTGETVTGDDLVAFYTKLAAKYPIVSIEDGCGESDWATWKKLTDKLGGKVQLVGDDLFVTNVKFLRKGIEHGVANSILVKVNQIGSLTETLDAIELAKENGYTAVISHRSGETEDSTIADIAVATNAGQIKTGSLSRSDRLAKYNQLLRIEQLLGRNAVYAGTMALPRGR